A region from the Nocardioides exalbidus genome encodes:
- a CDS encoding DUF4129 domain-containing protein — protein sequence MRVFPAVPPGARAVLVVAVTTLFMVLAAWATLIGPSEVFTGPGRLDFTVTKPAETCVPSEVVTGPDGTETTTLPDNPRRLPVCEDNGSDPGEPRPTSTADAPTWVKVLLWVFVAGLLLVLLAFLVFLASVLLDRRGHRREAARTAVDFDTLGEPGRLAAAITRDAAQQDAALREGDPRNAIVAAWQRFEVQGEQAGVPRRSWETSSEYAIRILDLVAADAGAVNRLAVLYREARFSEHPITEVHRTEALEALGEIRARLGVRG from the coding sequence ATGCGTGTGTTCCCGGCAGTCCCGCCCGGCGCGCGCGCCGTGCTGGTGGTCGCCGTGACCACGCTGTTCATGGTGCTCGCCGCCTGGGCGACGCTGATCGGCCCGAGTGAGGTGTTCACCGGCCCGGGGCGGCTCGACTTCACGGTCACCAAGCCGGCCGAGACCTGTGTCCCGTCGGAGGTCGTGACCGGCCCTGACGGCACCGAGACGACCACGCTGCCCGACAACCCGCGCCGGCTCCCGGTCTGCGAGGACAACGGCAGCGACCCCGGTGAGCCGCGGCCCACCTCCACCGCTGACGCACCGACCTGGGTGAAGGTCCTGCTCTGGGTGTTCGTCGCCGGCCTCCTCCTCGTGCTGCTCGCCTTCCTGGTGTTCCTCGCCAGCGTGCTGCTGGACCGGCGCGGCCACCGGCGCGAGGCCGCCCGCACCGCCGTCGACTTCGACACGCTCGGTGAGCCGGGCCGGCTGGCGGCGGCGATCACCCGCGACGCCGCGCAGCAGGACGCGGCGCTGCGCGAGGGCGATCCGCGCAACGCGATCGTCGCGGCCTGGCAGCGCTTCGAGGTGCAGGGCGAGCAGGCCGGAGTCCCCCGCAGGTCGTGGGAGACCTCGTCGGAGTACGCCATCCGCATCCTCGACCTCGTCGCCGCGGACGCAGGTGCGGTCAACCGGCTGGCCGTGCTCTACCGCGAGGCCCGGTTCTCCGAGCACCCGATCACCGAGGTCCACCGCACGGAGGCGCTCGAGGCACTCGGCGAGATCCGCGCCCGCCTGGGGGTGCGGGGCTGA
- a CDS encoding AAA family ATPase, translated as MTDGDLRAGEVAALAERVLDEVGRAVVGKREALSLVLAGVLAKGHVLLEDFPGLGKTLAARSFAVALGLDFARAQFTPDLLPADLTGSYVYDQRRAEFDFRPGPIFTGLLLADEINRTPPKTQAALLEAMQEGQVTVEGQTHRLPRPFHVLATANPVEYEGTYPLPEAQLDRFLLRVGFGYPSAAEEYDVLRRRLDRRQEEVEVEQVTDAAGLAAVQAAVERVAVDESVVRYCVALVAATRTHGDVLTGASPRGSLGLVLTARAWAAIRGRDYVVPEDVKVVARAVLSHRITVKPDLWMTQASGARVVDSVMGSVETPRTLESRA; from the coding sequence ATGACCGACGGTGACCTGCGAGCCGGCGAGGTCGCTGCCCTCGCCGAGCGCGTGCTGGACGAGGTGGGCCGGGCCGTCGTCGGCAAGCGGGAGGCGCTCTCCCTCGTCCTGGCGGGCGTGCTCGCCAAGGGACACGTGCTGCTCGAGGACTTCCCGGGACTCGGCAAGACGCTCGCTGCGCGGTCGTTCGCCGTTGCGCTCGGCCTCGACTTCGCCCGCGCGCAGTTCACCCCCGACCTGCTCCCGGCCGACCTCACCGGGTCCTACGTCTACGACCAGCGGCGCGCCGAGTTCGACTTCCGGCCGGGTCCGATCTTCACGGGGCTGCTGCTGGCCGACGAGATCAACCGCACGCCGCCGAAGACGCAGGCCGCGCTCCTCGAGGCGATGCAGGAGGGCCAGGTGACAGTGGAGGGGCAGACCCACCGGCTGCCGCGGCCCTTCCACGTCCTCGCGACCGCCAACCCGGTCGAGTACGAGGGCACCTACCCCCTGCCCGAGGCCCAGCTCGACCGCTTCCTGCTGCGGGTCGGCTTCGGCTACCCGTCGGCGGCGGAGGAGTACGACGTCCTGCGCCGTCGGCTCGACCGCAGGCAGGAGGAGGTCGAGGTCGAGCAGGTGACCGACGCCGCCGGGCTCGCCGCCGTGCAGGCCGCTGTCGAGCGGGTCGCGGTCGACGAGTCGGTGGTCCGCTACTGCGTCGCCCTGGTCGCGGCCACCCGCACCCACGGCGACGTGCTCACCGGTGCCTCGCCGCGCGGCAGCCTCGGGCTGGTCCTCACGGCACGGGCCTGGGCGGCGATCCGCGGCCGGGACTACGTCGTGCCCGAGGACGTGAAGGTCGTCGCGCGGGCCGTCCTCTCCCACCGGATCACGGTCAAGCCCGACCTCTGGATGACCCAGGCATCGGGTGCCCGCGTCGTCGACTCGGTCATGGGCAGCGTCGAGACGCCGCGGACGCTGGAGTCGCGCGCGTGA
- a CDS encoding DUF58 domain-containing protein — protein sequence MTSWQPTPAAVRACLLALVGLGGGVVAGREVLVVLAAPFVVLGAMALVSRPGTVPTIRTTIDHRRLHEGQGTTSRLVVGDLAGVEHVTRASARAPHVATRPTYGTVGSLVAHGLPSIEFSPRRWGRRTIGAERVALTSAWAGWRSGPVDLPEHGLVVLPQAATYDSRAEVPQPDGLVGRHRSRRLGSGTEFEGIRPFASGDRLKRINWPVSLRTGDLHVITTRAEQDAGVWLVVDGLRDIGVSGGIDGAASSLDLTVRAASALAEHHVRTGDRVGMLVVASDAARVRLGSGPRHLQQIQGTLSRVRTEARGVAPERLDLGAGAGSVVYVLSPMLFTPLVSATASLLRGGTSAVVIDTLGERPEGADPLALDSLAARMQKIERDDRLEQLAALGCPVVPWRGPGTLDTVLHQLARRAQVPKVRAR from the coding sequence GTGACCTCGTGGCAGCCCACCCCCGCGGCCGTGCGGGCCTGCCTGCTCGCGCTGGTGGGCCTCGGCGGCGGCGTCGTGGCCGGTCGCGAGGTGCTGGTGGTGCTCGCCGCCCCGTTCGTGGTGCTGGGCGCGATGGCGCTGGTCAGCCGGCCGGGCACCGTCCCCACGATCCGCACGACCATCGACCACCGCCGCCTGCACGAGGGGCAGGGCACCACGTCCCGGCTCGTGGTCGGCGACCTCGCGGGGGTCGAGCACGTCACCCGGGCGTCCGCCAGGGCGCCGCACGTCGCCACGCGGCCGACGTACGGCACCGTGGGGTCGCTGGTCGCCCACGGCCTCCCGTCGATCGAGTTCAGCCCGCGCCGGTGGGGCCGGCGCACCATCGGGGCGGAGCGGGTGGCGCTGACCTCGGCGTGGGCCGGCTGGCGCAGCGGGCCGGTCGACCTGCCGGAGCACGGGCTGGTGGTGCTGCCGCAGGCGGCGACGTACGACAGCCGCGCGGAGGTCCCGCAACCCGACGGCCTGGTCGGCCGGCACCGGTCGCGACGACTGGGGAGCGGCACGGAGTTCGAGGGGATCCGGCCGTTCGCGTCGGGTGACCGGCTCAAGCGGATCAACTGGCCGGTGTCGCTGCGCACCGGCGACCTGCACGTCATCACCACCCGCGCGGAGCAGGACGCGGGCGTGTGGCTCGTGGTCGACGGACTGCGCGACATCGGTGTCTCGGGTGGCATCGACGGCGCCGCCAGCAGCCTCGACCTCACGGTCCGCGCCGCGTCCGCGCTGGCGGAGCACCACGTGCGCACGGGTGACCGGGTGGGAATGCTGGTGGTCGCCTCCGACGCGGCCCGGGTGCGCCTGGGTTCGGGGCCGCGGCACCTCCAGCAGATCCAGGGCACGCTCTCGCGGGTGCGCACCGAGGCCCGCGGCGTCGCGCCCGAGCGGCTCGACCTCGGCGCGGGAGCCGGCAGCGTCGTCTACGTCCTCTCGCCGATGCTGTTCACACCACTCGTCTCCGCCACCGCCAGCCTGCTGCGTGGCGGGACCTCGGCGGTCGTCATCGACACGCTGGGGGAACGCCCGGAGGGTGCCGACCCGCTCGCGCTGGACAGCCTGGCCGCCCGGATGCAGAAGATCGAGCGCGACGACCGGCTGGAGCAGCTGGCCGCGCTCGGCTGTCCGGTCGTGCCGTGGCGCGGCCCCGGCACCCTCGACACCGTCCTCCACCAGCTCGCCCGGCGCGCGCAGGTGCCGAAGGTGCGTGCGCGATGA
- a CDS encoding MGMT family protein, which translates to MTAEEERELYAELVLQCAESVPRGRVTTYGAIADVVGERLGRGGPRLVGNVMATHGAAVPWWRVVRADGSLPPSHGEEARQAYLEEGTPLRASGSVDLSLAFWQPGLRAE; encoded by the coding sequence GTGACCGCCGAGGAGGAGCGCGAGCTCTACGCCGAGCTCGTGCTGCAGTGCGCCGAGTCGGTGCCGCGCGGTCGCGTGACGACCTACGGCGCCATCGCGGACGTGGTCGGTGAACGGCTCGGGCGCGGTGGCCCCCGCCTCGTCGGCAACGTGATGGCGACGCACGGTGCGGCGGTGCCGTGGTGGCGGGTCGTGCGTGCGGACGGGTCGCTCCCGCCGTCGCACGGAGAGGAGGCGCGGCAGGCCTACCTCGAGGAGGGCACGCCGCTCCGGGCGTCGGGGTCCGTGGATCTGAGCCTCGCGTTCTGGCAGCCCGGGCTCAGGGCAGAATGA
- a CDS encoding lysophospholipid acyltransferase family protein: protein MLYTVLHSVVPPLARAVWRPTVEGLHHVPATGPVIVASNHLSFVDSVVIPCIVPRKVVFLAKSDYFTGSGVKGAAQRAWFEGLGMLPVDRDDTKAALASLDTALEVLGRGEAFGIYPEGTRSRDGRIYRGRTGVAHLALTAGCPVVPVGLTGTPDIQPIGSNVPRLAKVTVRFGEPIRVAGEYDGVPTGRARRDLTDRIMAAIGGLTDQEPAGVYNERPVDA from the coding sequence ATGCTCTACACGGTGCTCCACAGCGTCGTACCCCCACTGGCGCGAGCCGTGTGGCGGCCGACGGTCGAGGGCCTGCACCACGTGCCCGCCACGGGTCCGGTGATCGTGGCGAGCAACCACCTGTCCTTCGTGGACAGCGTGGTCATCCCGTGCATCGTGCCGCGCAAGGTCGTCTTCCTCGCCAAGTCCGACTACTTCACCGGCAGCGGCGTGAAGGGTGCCGCGCAGCGCGCGTGGTTCGAGGGCCTCGGCATGCTGCCGGTCGACCGTGACGACACGAAGGCGGCGCTGGCCAGCCTCGACACCGCGCTCGAGGTGCTCGGTCGCGGCGAGGCGTTCGGCATCTACCCCGAGGGCACCCGCTCGCGCGACGGCCGGATCTACCGTGGCCGCACCGGGGTCGCGCACCTCGCGCTCACCGCGGGCTGCCCCGTCGTCCCGGTCGGGCTGACCGGCACGCCCGACATCCAGCCGATCGGCTCCAACGTCCCGCGCCTGGCGAAGGTCACCGTGAGGTTCGGCGAGCCGATCCGCGTCGCGGGGGAGTACGACGGCGTCCCCACCGGCCGCGCCCGTCGCGACCTCACCGACCGGATCATGGCCGCCATCGGTGGCCTCACCGACCAGGAGCCCGCCGGCGTCTACAACGAGCGGCCGGTCGACGCCTGA
- a CDS encoding DUF1116 domain-containing protein: protein MSETTVVTVGADMFAEAVEGQAVGVERVDWRPPMPGTEADLAKVATDARRPEANRLAVEAMLGVTAHLVDVAPASEVLGLEKGQFLHAGPPITWDRASGPLRGALMGGAALEGLVDDPEDAVALFESGSSVSLEPCHHRSAVGPMAGVVTPSMWMWVLEDRATGRRTYCSLNEGLGKVLRYGAYNDEVLTRLRWMGDVLGPLLQAAVRGTEEATDVTGILTQMLQMGDEAHNRNRAGTLMLLRDLSPAMVGSIDRGGFAAKDVAAALRFVGGNDHFFLNLAMPACKLALDAGRDVPGSTMVVAMARNGTDFGIQVSGTGDEWFTGPAQVAEGLFLGDYGPDDANPDIGDSAITETAGIGGFAMATAPAIVRLVGGTVPDALATTRRMHEITLAENPRWSVPVLEFQGTPTGIDVSKVVRTGILPQINTGMAGAVAGVGQVGAGLVTPPAEIFPKALAALAARVPA, encoded by the coding sequence ATGAGCGAGACGACCGTCGTGACGGTGGGCGCCGACATGTTCGCCGAGGCCGTCGAGGGCCAGGCCGTCGGTGTCGAGCGGGTCGACTGGCGACCGCCGATGCCCGGCACTGAGGCTGACCTCGCGAAGGTCGCCACCGACGCGCGACGGCCCGAGGCCAACCGGTTGGCCGTCGAGGCGATGCTCGGCGTCACCGCCCACCTCGTCGATGTCGCGCCGGCGTCCGAGGTGCTCGGCCTGGAGAAGGGCCAGTTCCTCCACGCCGGACCTCCGATCACCTGGGACCGCGCGTCCGGTCCGCTGCGCGGTGCTCTCATGGGCGGGGCTGCGCTCGAGGGCCTGGTCGACGACCCGGAGGACGCCGTCGCGCTCTTCGAGTCCGGCAGCTCCGTGAGCCTCGAGCCGTGCCACCACCGCAGCGCCGTCGGCCCGATGGCCGGAGTCGTCACGCCGTCCATGTGGATGTGGGTCCTCGAGGACCGCGCCACCGGCAGGCGGACGTACTGCTCCCTCAACGAGGGCCTCGGCAAGGTGCTGCGCTACGGCGCCTACAACGACGAGGTGCTCACCCGGCTGCGCTGGATGGGCGACGTGCTCGGCCCGCTGCTGCAGGCCGCGGTGCGCGGCACCGAGGAGGCCACCGACGTCACCGGCATCCTCACCCAGATGCTCCAGATGGGCGACGAGGCGCACAACCGCAACCGCGCCGGCACGCTCATGCTGCTGCGCGACCTCTCCCCCGCGATGGTGGGCAGCATCGACCGGGGAGGCTTCGCCGCCAAGGACGTCGCGGCCGCGCTGCGCTTCGTCGGCGGCAACGACCACTTCTTCCTCAACCTCGCGATGCCCGCCTGCAAGCTCGCCCTCGACGCCGGGCGCGACGTGCCCGGCTCGACGATGGTCGTCGCGATGGCGCGCAACGGCACGGACTTCGGCATCCAGGTCTCCGGCACCGGCGACGAGTGGTTCACCGGGCCGGCCCAGGTGGCCGAGGGCCTCTTCCTCGGCGACTACGGGCCCGACGACGCCAACCCCGACATCGGCGACTCCGCGATCACCGAGACCGCCGGCATCGGCGGGTTCGCGATGGCGACCGCGCCCGCGATCGTCCGGCTCGTCGGCGGCACCGTCCCCGACGCGCTCGCGACCACCCGCCGGATGCACGAGATCACCCTCGCGGAGAACCCCCGCTGGTCGGTCCCCGTCCTCGAGTTCCAGGGCACGCCGACCGGCATCGACGTGAGCAAGGTCGTACGCACCGGGATCCTGCCGCAGATCAACACCGGCATGGCCGGCGCGGTGGCGGGCGTCGGCCAGGTCGGCGCCGGGCTCGTGACCCCGCCCGCCGAGATCTTCCCGAAGGCGCTCGCCGCCCTCGCGGCGCGCGTACCTGCCTGA
- a CDS encoding FdrA family protein produces the protein MKDHVELRSGAYADSVTLLQVSRAVQGAPGVVAAQVAMATGLNLEVLTGMGFDVPDSSPNDMVVALRLDDDADLAAALAAVDAALVPTRPTSGDTTVAPPRTTGSAFRRTGPGAVALVSVPGASATVEAMDALEAGHDVMVFSDNVPVAEEVALKRYATSVGALVMGPDCGTAVIDGVGLGFANTVRPGRIGIVAASGTGCQQLLALLDHAGADLDGVGVRHALGVGGRDLSSAVGGLSTREAIRRLDEDPEVDLVVVVSKPPAPEVAASLQEYADGLGTPVELGLLGRGQRDLTAVAESVLARLGHDAPAWPSYGADDTAAATGPLLRGLFVGGTLCDESMLMATEALGPVRSNIPLSDDLALGDDLLVDDHTFVDFGDDALTQGRAHPMIDPTLRNEQLARAAADPATGVILLDLVLGHGAEPDPASLLAPAIAAARAERRVPVVVSLVGTELDPQRLAAQRDALVAAGAEVHLSNAAATRRALQLIEGAQ, from the coding sequence ATGAAGGACCACGTCGAGCTCAGGAGCGGTGCCTACGCCGACTCCGTCACCCTGCTCCAGGTGAGTCGCGCCGTTCAGGGGGCGCCCGGGGTGGTGGCCGCCCAGGTGGCGATGGCGACCGGCCTCAACCTCGAGGTGCTCACCGGGATGGGCTTCGACGTCCCCGACTCCTCCCCCAACGACATGGTCGTCGCGCTCCGCCTCGACGACGACGCCGACCTCGCGGCTGCGCTCGCCGCCGTCGACGCCGCGCTCGTGCCGACCCGACCCACGTCGGGCGACACGACGGTCGCTCCCCCGCGCACGACCGGGTCCGCCTTCCGCCGCACCGGACCGGGCGCCGTCGCGCTCGTCTCCGTCCCCGGCGCCAGCGCGACGGTCGAGGCGATGGACGCCCTCGAGGCCGGCCACGACGTGATGGTCTTCAGCGACAACGTCCCGGTGGCCGAGGAGGTCGCCCTCAAGCGCTACGCCACCTCGGTCGGCGCGCTCGTGATGGGCCCCGACTGCGGCACCGCGGTCATCGACGGAGTCGGCCTCGGCTTCGCCAACACCGTGCGCCCGGGACGGATCGGCATCGTCGCCGCGTCGGGCACCGGCTGCCAGCAGCTGCTCGCACTGCTCGACCACGCGGGGGCCGATCTCGACGGCGTCGGTGTGCGCCACGCGCTCGGCGTCGGTGGTCGCGACCTGTCCTCGGCCGTCGGCGGGCTCTCCACCCGCGAGGCGATCCGCCGGCTCGACGAGGACCCTGAGGTCGACCTCGTCGTCGTGGTCTCCAAGCCGCCGGCGCCCGAGGTCGCTGCGTCGCTGCAGGAGTACGCCGACGGGCTGGGCACGCCGGTCGAGCTCGGCCTGCTCGGCCGCGGGCAGCGCGACCTCACCGCGGTCGCCGAGTCGGTGCTGGCGCGCCTCGGGCACGACGCCCCGGCGTGGCCGTCGTACGGCGCCGACGACACCGCAGCCGCGACCGGCCCGCTGCTGCGTGGCCTCTTCGTCGGCGGCACGCTCTGCGACGAGTCGATGCTGATGGCGACCGAGGCGCTCGGCCCCGTGCGCAGCAACATCCCGCTCTCCGACGACCTCGCGCTCGGCGACGACCTGCTGGTGGACGACCACACGTTCGTCGACTTCGGCGACGACGCCCTCACCCAGGGCCGCGCGCACCCGATGATCGACCCGACGCTGCGCAACGAGCAGCTCGCCCGCGCGGCCGCCGACCCGGCGACCGGCGTGATCCTGCTCGACCTGGTCCTCGGCCACGGCGCCGAGCCCGACCCCGCCTCGCTGCTGGCACCCGCCATCGCGGCGGCCCGCGCGGAGCGGCGGGTCCCGGTCGTCGTGAGCCTCGTCGGCACCGAGCTCGACCCCCAGAGACTCGCCGCCCAGCGCGACGCGCTCGTCGCCGCCGGCGCCGAGGTCCACCTCTCCAACGCGGCCGCGACCCGCCGCGCCCTCCAGCTGATCGAAGGAGCCCAGTGA
- a CDS encoding DUF2877 domain-containing protein: MKSGSISVVAPIRVRERLAEASDGPRDVLHASSTALYVDLDGWCLGLVSSSATRVPCALWSTLDDLTPLAGRPVVVCDGTLLVGDLDVRVGRLVDPRVTRVGRHGDPRSEPVIPMTSGVDLPADGRLTGPDLDRLVGRGPGLTPLGDDVVAGWLVTRAALGRPDDAVVDGARHRLGATTLLSATLLDCAIRGEALPPLAHWLAAPSEATARALLAVGATSGAGLMAGASLALTSLEEKSRRAA, from the coding sequence GTGAAGTCCGGCTCGATCTCCGTCGTGGCGCCGATCCGGGTGCGTGAGCGGCTGGCGGAGGCGAGCGACGGACCGCGCGACGTGCTCCACGCGAGCAGCACCGCGCTCTACGTCGACCTCGACGGCTGGTGCCTCGGGCTCGTGTCGTCCTCGGCGACGCGGGTGCCCTGCGCCCTCTGGTCGACGCTCGACGACCTCACGCCGCTGGCCGGTCGTCCCGTGGTCGTCTGCGACGGCACGCTGCTCGTCGGCGACCTCGACGTCCGGGTGGGGCGCCTGGTGGACCCGCGGGTCACCCGGGTCGGACGTCATGGAGATCCTCGGTCCGAACCGGTCATCCCCATGACGTCCGGTGTCGACCTGCCCGCCGACGGACGCCTCACCGGCCCCGACCTCGACCGGCTGGTCGGTCGCGGTCCGGGCCTCACCCCGCTCGGCGACGACGTGGTCGCCGGCTGGCTGGTCACGCGCGCCGCGCTCGGCCGGCCCGACGACGCGGTGGTGGACGGCGCACGACACCGGCTCGGCGCGACCACGCTGCTGTCGGCGACCCTGCTGGACTGCGCGATCCGGGGCGAGGCACTCCCCCCGCTCGCGCACTGGCTGGCCGCGCCGTCCGAGGCGACCGCGCGGGCCCTGCTCGCCGTCGGCGCCACCTCCGGCGCGGGCCTGATGGCCGGCGCCTCGCTCGCACTCACCTCACTCGAAGAGAAGTCCCGGAGGGCCGCATGA
- a CDS encoding PucR family transcriptional regulator codes for MISDPDAVAALERADALHTALSHIVLEGGDLAAIAEAVGDALGCGVVFTSTDGRERAAHLDDAQRDALATADLWDQTGRLRVERIDPDGTAVGDGEALVRRVVAAGVDLARLVALRPDGRIHASDVHALERAAIVAALLVTRVEAITAVENKYRGDFLRDVFLGRAGEDDYVAEHAQAFGWQLGRPVVVVVATLDPDAMAALHPGPEERRAWQDRFANAWRQVAAAADDSIASVAFSREVVTLVPLVPSSDVQAGHAAVDRIVEAVRGDRGGGRIAFSAGVSRVADGLGELPEAFRQAQRAVEIGRRVHGGGSVTRFDQLGLHRLLALVPDGAELTAFASDVLGPLAERTPEAADLRETLQVLLDTNFNVAEAARAQFFHYNTMRYRVGKLQRILGPVATDPHLRLDVAVALRALEIVG; via the coding sequence TTGATAAGCGACCCGGACGCCGTCGCCGCGCTCGAACGCGCCGACGCGCTGCACACCGCGCTGTCGCACATCGTGCTGGAGGGCGGCGACCTGGCCGCGATCGCCGAGGCGGTGGGCGACGCGCTGGGGTGTGGGGTGGTGTTCACCTCGACCGACGGGCGCGAGCGGGCGGCCCACCTCGACGACGCCCAGCGCGACGCGCTGGCGACCGCCGACCTGTGGGACCAGACCGGCCGGCTGCGCGTCGAGCGGATCGACCCCGACGGCACCGCGGTGGGCGACGGTGAGGCACTCGTACGCCGGGTGGTGGCGGCCGGGGTCGACCTCGCGCGCCTGGTCGCGCTGCGTCCCGACGGCCGGATCCACGCCTCCGACGTGCACGCCCTCGAGCGCGCCGCGATCGTCGCGGCACTGCTGGTGACGCGCGTCGAGGCGATCACCGCGGTGGAGAACAAGTACCGCGGCGACTTCCTGCGCGACGTCTTCCTCGGCCGGGCAGGCGAGGACGACTACGTCGCCGAGCACGCCCAGGCCTTCGGCTGGCAGCTCGGCCGGCCGGTCGTGGTGGTCGTGGCGACCCTCGACCCCGACGCGATGGCCGCGCTGCACCCCGGACCGGAGGAGCGTCGGGCCTGGCAGGACCGGTTCGCGAACGCGTGGCGGCAGGTCGCGGCAGCAGCGGACGACAGCATCGCCTCGGTCGCGTTCAGCCGCGAGGTCGTGACCCTCGTGCCGCTCGTCCCGAGCTCCGACGTCCAGGCCGGCCATGCCGCCGTGGACCGGATCGTCGAGGCGGTGCGCGGCGACCGCGGCGGTGGCCGCATCGCGTTCTCGGCCGGGGTGAGCCGGGTGGCCGACGGGCTCGGTGAGCTGCCCGAGGCCTTCCGGCAGGCGCAACGCGCGGTCGAGATCGGCCGGCGGGTCCACGGCGGCGGCTCGGTGACCCGCTTCGACCAGCTGGGCCTGCACCGGCTGCTGGCGCTCGTGCCCGACGGCGCCGAGCTGACGGCGTTCGCCTCCGACGTGCTCGGACCGCTCGCCGAGCGCACGCCCGAGGCGGCCGACCTGCGCGAGACGTTGCAGGTGCTGCTCGACACGAACTTCAACGTCGCCGAGGCCGCCCGCGCCCAGTTCTTCCACTACAACACGATGCGCTACCGCGTCGGCAAGCTGCAGCGGATTCTCGGCCCCGTCGCCACCGACCCGCACCTGCGCCTCGACGTCGCGGTCGCACTGCGCGCACTGGAGATCGTGGGCTGA
- a CDS encoding GNAT family N-acetyltransferase — MSGLVIAPLSREHALEICTWQYAAPYSSYDMTGADPDRLLDPASGFHAVLRGRELVGFRSYGEDGRVPGWEYDDHALDTGGGLRPSLTGQGLGPVAIAAGLAHGRAAFAPPAFRVTVASFNARALRVVERLGFSRVGRFSSTYDGKDFEVLVRPEA; from the coding sequence GTGAGCGGCCTCGTCATCGCGCCCCTGTCGCGCGAGCACGCACTGGAGATCTGCACGTGGCAGTACGCCGCGCCGTACTCCTCCTACGACATGACCGGTGCCGACCCGGACCGGCTGCTGGATCCCGCGTCCGGCTTCCACGCCGTCCTGCGCGGCCGTGAGCTCGTCGGCTTCCGCTCCTACGGCGAGGACGGTCGCGTCCCCGGCTGGGAGTACGACGACCACGCACTCGACACCGGCGGCGGGCTCCGGCCCTCGCTGACCGGCCAGGGGCTCGGTCCGGTCGCCATCGCGGCCGGGCTGGCCCATGGTCGCGCCGCCTTCGCGCCGCCCGCCTTCCGGGTGACGGTCGCGTCGTTCAACGCCCGCGCGCTGCGGGTGGTCGAGCGCCTCGGCTTCTCCCGCGTCGGGCGGTTTTCGTCGACGTACGACGGGAAGGACTTCGAGGTGCTGGTGCGGCCGGAGGCGTGA
- a CDS encoding GNAT family N-acetyltransferase, which produces MDLPATSLRRATPADVAGVAALAEAAYSPYVERMGGLRPGPMDVDYAAALASDDVEGWVADVDGVIGGYLLLVPEDDGLLLDNVAVHPSLHGRGLGRALLSHAELRARALGLSRIRLYTHVSMVENQRLYAHLGYVETHRATTHGFTRVFFAKDL; this is translated from the coding sequence ATGGATCTGCCTGCCACCTCCCTGCGGCGGGCCACCCCCGCGGACGTGGCTGGGGTCGCCGCCCTCGCGGAGGCGGCGTACTCCCCCTACGTCGAGCGGATGGGCGGCCTCCGCCCCGGCCCGATGGACGTCGACTACGCCGCTGCTCTCGCGTCCGACGACGTCGAGGGGTGGGTCGCGGACGTCGACGGAGTGATCGGCGGCTACCTCCTGCTCGTCCCCGAGGACGACGGGCTCCTGCTCGACAACGTCGCCGTCCATCCCTCGCTCCACGGCCGCGGGCTGGGCCGGGCGCTGCTGTCCCACGCGGAGCTCCGCGCGCGTGCCCTCGGCCTCTCCCGGATCCGGCTCTACACCCACGTCTCGATGGTCGAGAACCAGCGGCTCTACGCCCACCTCGGCTACGTCGAGACGCACCGCGCGACGACCCACGGGTTCACCCGGGTGTTCTTCGCCAAGGACCTCTAG